In one Triplophysa dalaica isolate WHDGS20190420 chromosome 9, ASM1584641v1, whole genome shotgun sequence genomic region, the following are encoded:
- the drd2a gene encoding dopamine receptor D2a: MDVFMQYAYNESFFENVSQDFNATGQGGRHQYNYYAMLLTLLIFVIVFGNVLVCMAVSREKALQTTTNYLIVSLAVADLLVATLVMPWVVYLEVVGEWRFSKIHCDIFVTLDVMMCTASILNLCAISIDRYTAVAMPMLYNTRYSSKRRVTVMISVVWILSFAVSCPLLFGLNNSITHDDALCVIANPAFVVYSSIVSFYVPFIITLLVYVQIYVVLRKRRKRVNTKRTFPVTDVDMSSTIKKCTHPDDVKLCTVIVKSSGNIPVNNKNVIFIKEVVNNADDIQMDEISNLNPPRQKKQDLCDTSQHSRLVNTNLRETDISPPSPEAGVKPERNGNTSNIAKVTKAFEIQVSPNGKTQTSVKSLNKRKISQQKEKKATQMLAIVLGVFIICWLPFFITHIVNTYCHVPAELYTAFTWLGYVNSAVNPIIYTTFNIEFRKAFIKILHC; the protein is encoded by the exons ATGGACGTCTTCATGCAGTATGCCTACAATGAGAGCTTCTTTGAAAATGTATCCCAGGACTTTAATGCCACGGGACAAGGGGGAAGGCACCAGTATAATTATTATGCCATGCTTCTCACGCTCCTCATTTTTGTCATCGTCTTTGGCAACGTTCTGGTGTGCATGGCCGTCTCCAGGGAGAAAGCCTTGCAGACCACCACCAACTACCTGATAGTCAGCCTGGCCGTGGCTGACCTGCTAGTTGCGACGCTTGTAATGCCATGGGTGGTTTACCTTGAG GTGGTGGGAGAGTGGCGCTTCAGCAAAATTCATTGTGACATCTTCGTCACCCTGGACGTGATGATGTGTACAGCGAGCATACTCAATCTGTGTGCCATCAGTATTGACAG GTATACAGCTGTGGCCATGCCCATGTTATACAACACACGCTACAGCTCCAAAAGAAGAGTCACGGTTATGATCTCCGTTGTGTGGATTCTGTCTTTTGCTGTATCATGTCCGCTGCTCTTTGGACTTAATAATTCTA TCACCCATGACGATGCCCTGTGTGTGATCGCCAACCCTGCCTTTGTAGTGTACTCCTCCATTGTTTCCTTCTACGTGCCCTTCATCATTACCCTACTAGTATATGTACAGATTTACGTAGTATTGCGTAAGCGACGGAAACGGGTGAACACCAAGCGCACCTTCCCGGTTACAGACGTGGACATGAGCTCCACTATAAAG aagTGCACACACCCCGATGATGTGAAACTGTGCACTGTGATCGTCAAGTCCAGTGGGAATATTCCTGTgaacaacaaaaatgtg ATCTTCATAAAGGAGGTGGTAAACAATGCGGACGACATCCAAATGGATGAAATCTCAAACTTAAATCCTCCCAGACAGAAGAAGCAGGATCTGTGTGATACGAGTCAACACAGCAGGCTGGTTAACACTAACCTGAGAGAGACTGACATCTCACCCCCGTCGCCTGAAGCTGGCGTCAAACCCGAAAGAAACGGCAACACCAGCAATATTGCGAAAGTGACCAAAGCGTTTGAGATCCAGGTCTCACCCAACGGCAAAACGCAGACGTCAGTGAAGTCTCTTAACAAGCGCAAAATCTCCCAGCAGAAGGAAAAGAAAGCCACACAGATGTTAGCTATTGTCCTTG GTGTATTCATCATCTGCTGGCTGCCGTTTTTCATCACACACATTGTGAACACATACTGCCATGTCCCAGCTGAACTCTACACTGCCTTTACGTGGTTGGGCTACGTGAACAGCGCCGTTAATCCAATCATATACACCACGTTCAACATTGAGTTTCGCAAAGCTTTCATTAAGATTCTTCACTGTTGA
- the ankk1 gene encoding ankyrin repeat and protein kinase domain-containing protein 1 → MTMISSGKNASREGSLERFTHFRKDEFENDWEKLAEHKFGRVYKVKLKRWRETCALKTTTRDYRNMINISRIGKLKFNYLISIYGISIDPPALVMEYMSKGSLDNLITSHALMWPKKFQIIHEVTMGMNFLHSMQPPILHLNLKPANILFDDHLHLKISDFGLIKWEEFSSKTQFAEILTARKNTNYIPPETFAQSQEPPGTKFDVYSFSIIMWEILTQQRSYQGLNMTEILLRVSSGKRPCVDNIPEDKPSECEKMISVMQQCWHQDCTQRLDFSDIIQVTEVLSDIFKISDPYQREERRKSLHYIGPSVSKESLEGSQNVHSLLKKKDFESFKKVLRKEDVSMLFKDNNTLLHHAVASGDRESVQNVLDLGASVNSQSVKGYTPLIVAVLHKFYDICSLLIDRGADVNLCECDQWTPLHFATQAGNDRTTRLLLDNRARADAKEKEGWTPLHLASQNGHEYIVRILLLHLNGVDEQEGQSGRTALHLACLYGYLKIVELLVSKGADVNKTDNQQSTSLHLAADEGHYRVVRLLTQSGADVNAQDERSYSPLHYGATKGYMSICKYLLNNGADPDARTHQNWTAMHLAALKGHHKIILVLEEHHGSINTQGKDGWTPLHLACHYDQEEVVAVLLSAGADPNLAEDHSWTPLHLACNTSSFPSVLQLISHQANVNAQNNSQSTPLHLAVQHNNIPIMKALLMNNAERGMLDSKGCTALMLAKRCNNTEAVLLLES, encoded by the exons atgacaatgatTTCGAGTGGAAAGAATGCTTCTAGGGAAGGCAGCCTGGAGAGATTTACTCATTTTAGAAAGGATGAATTTGAAAACGACTGGGAAAAACTGGCTGAGCACAAGTTTGGTCGAGTCTACAAGGTGAAGCTGAAACGCTGGCGTGAAACATGTGCTTTAAAGACCACGACCAGAGACTACAG GAACATGATAAATATATCCAGAATTGGGAAACTgaaatttaactatttaatttCCATTTATGGAATAAGCATAGATCCACCTGCTCTTGTTATGGAATATATGAGCAAAGGCTCTCTGGATAACCTCATAACCAGTCACGCGTTAATGTGGCCCAAGAAGTTCCAAATAATTCATGAAGTCACCATGGGGATGAATTTTCTACACAGTATGCAACCTCCCATCCTTCATTTAAATCTAAAACCCGCCAACATCCTTTTCGATGATCATCTGCATCTGAAG atttcagATTTCGGCCTTATTAAATGGGAAGAATTCTCCAGCAAGACGCAATTCGCTGAAATCCTCACAGCTCGGAAGAACACAAACTACATTCCTCCAGAGACGTTTGCCCAGAGTCAAGAACCTCCTGGAACAAAGTTTGACGTGTACAG CTTTTCTATAATCATGTGGGAAATTCTCACACAACAGCGGTCATATCAAG GGTTGAATATGACAGAAATATTATTAAGAGTGTCATCTGGCAAAAGGCCTTGCGTAGACAACATCCCCGAAGACAAGCCATCTGAGTGTGAGAAGATGATAAGTGTTATGCAGCAATGCTGGCATCAAGACTGCACCCAGCGACTTGATTTCTCTG ACATCATTCAGGTGACTGAAGTCCTCAGTGATATCTTTAAAATCTCTGACCCTTATCAACGGGAAGAGAGGAGAAAAAGTCTTCATTACATCGGGCCGAGT gtTTCGAAGGAATCTTTAG aAGGTTCCCAAAACGTCCACTCCCTCCTCAAGAAAAAAGACTTTGAGTCGTTTAAGAAAGTTCTGAGAAAAGAGGATGTGTCGATGCTTTTCAAAGACAACAACACGCTCTTGCACCATGCTGTGGCCAGTGGGGACAGAGAAAGCGTGCAGAATGTCCTGGATCTGGGCGCTTCTGTGAACTCCCAGAGCGTTAAAGGCTACACGCCGCTCATCGTTGCTGTTCTTCACAAGTTTTATGACATCTGCAGCTTGCTGATTGACCGTGGAGCTGACGTCAACCTCTGCGAATGTGACCAGTGGACCCCGCTGCATTTTGCCACCCAGGCTGGGAACGACAGAACCACTCGCCTTTTATTAGACAATAGGGCAAGAGCCGATGCCAAGGAGAAGGAAGGTTGGACGCCTTTGCACTTAGCTTCTCAGAACGGCCACGAGTACATAGTGAGGATCTTATTACTCCATCTAAATGGTGTGGATGAGCAGGAGGGCCAGTCTGGACGGACGGCCCTTCACTTGGCTTGTTTGTACGGCTACCTAAAAATCGTCGAGCTTCTAGTCTCAAAGGGGGCGGatgtaaacaaaacagataACCAGCAGTCCACCTCCCTGCATTTGGCAGCAGACGAGGGTCACTACAGGGTAGTGCGTTTGCTGACACAAAGCGGGGCCGATGTGAATGCACAAGACGAGCGAAGCTACAGTCCCCTTCATTATGGTGCTACGAAAGGTTACATGAGCATCTGCAAGTACTTGCTGAACAACGGAGCCGACCCTGATGCCAGAACCCATCAGAACTGGACGGCAATGCACCTGGCAGCCCTGAAGGGCCACCACAAGATCATTCTTGTGTTGGAGGAGCACCACGGCTCGATCAACACCCAAGGAAAGGACGGCTGGACACCCCTGCATCTGGCCTGCCACTACGATCAGGAAGAAGTGGTCGCTGTGCTCCTGTCAGCCGGCGCCGACCCTAACCTGGCTGAGGATCACAGCTGGACACCTCTTCACTTGGCTTGTAACACTAGCAGCTTCCCTAGTGTATTACAGCTGATATCCCATCAGGCCAATGTAAACGCCCAGAATAACAGCCAGTCGACTCCACTGCATTTAGCCGTCCAGCACAACAACATCCCTATTATGAAGGCACTGCTTATGAATAACGCAGAGCGGGGAATGCTGGACTCAAAAGGATGCACTGCCTTGATGTTGGCCAAGCGGTGCAACAACACCGAAGCGGTGCTATTACTGGAAAGCTAG